TCGCCGCGCCCCTGCTGACCGCCGTCTACGTCAGCGGCGGCGAGACCCAGGCCAACCGTGCCCTGGTCACGGCGTTCGCCTACCTGCTGCTGCCCCAGATCCTGTTCTACGGGCTGAGTGCGCTGCTGATGGCGATCCTCCAGTCCAAGCAGGTGTTCGGACCGCCTGCCTGGGCCCCGGTGGTGAACAACGTCGTGATCATCGGAACCATCCTGGTGTACTGGATGCTGCCCGGTGACATCGTGGTCGACCCGGTTCGGATGACCGACGCGCATCTGCTCGTGCTGGGCGTCGGCGTCACGCTGGGCGTGGTCGCACAGGCCGCCATCCTGATCCCCGCGCTCCGCCGCAGCGGCTTCCGGCCAGCGTGGCGGTGGGGCTGGGACTCTCGGCTCAGCGAGTTCGGCGGCCTGGCGGCCTGGGTGATCGGCTACGCGCTGGTCGGGATGCTCGGCGTCATCGCGCTGACCAGGGTGGCCACCGCCTACGAGGGCAGCCTGGCGATCTACCAGAACGCGTGGCTGCTGTTGCAGCTGCCCTACGGCGTCATCGGGTTCTCGATCATGACGGCGGTCCTGCCCAGAATGAGTCGGGCCGCCGCCGACGAGGACTACGACCGACTCAAGGCAGACCTCTCGCTGGGCGCCCGGCTCTGCACGCTGATCCTGCTGCCGATGAGCGTGTTGATGACGGTCTTCGGCACCCAGATCGGCATCTCGCTGTTCTCGCTCGGCGAGGGAGCGGGTGGCGCGGGCAGGTTGGGGCAGGCCCTGGTCGTCTCGGCGTTCGGCCTGCTGCCCTACGCGATCACGATGCTCCAGCTTCGGGTGTTCTACGCGATGAAGGACTCGCGAACCCCCACCCTGATCCTCGCCATCATGACGGCGATCAAGGTGCCGCTGCTCTATCTCTGCCCGGTGCTGCTGGACGACGAACAGGTCGTCCTCGGCATCACCTTCGTGAACTCCTTCACCTTCGTCATCGGCTGGGTCATCGGCGAGATCTGGCTGCGCAGCAGGATCGGCAAGCTGGGCAACCGGGCGTTGTGGATCACGCTGGGCAAGGCGGCGATGGCATCGATCTGGGGCGGCGGCGCCGCGCTGCTCGCCGCACAGGGCGTCGGCGCGCTGATGCCGCAGGCGGACGGCGCAGGCACGGCCTGGGTTCAGCTCATCGTCGGTTCCGTGCTCTGCCTGATCGTCACCCTCGGCTTCATGCTGTTGCTGAAGGTGCGGGAGCTCGATCCGCTGATGAAGCGAGTACGAAGGATGGCAGGACGGTAACGATTGACCTGCCTCACACGTATATGGGACGGGGAAGCAACCTCGCACCCCCTTCAGTACGTCCCTCCCAGTGTTGGAACCGCCCTTCGCCACACGGGTGTACTCCGAACAATGACGTGCTGGTGGCAACTCGATGACAGCCGACTTCCCGTACTCTCGGACGCGAGTCTCTCCAAGGCGCGCCTGCCGAGGCCTCCGCTGTCCGGGGAGTGGGTGGACCAGGAGAAATGACCGTGAGCGGCAAGCCGACGGAGTACATCGCACCGAACCGGAAGGACATCGGTCAGGGCGTTGAGGATGCTGGGCTGGCCCCGGGCACCGTGCTCGGCGACGGCCGCTACCGCCTGATCGGCAACGTAGGGCAGGACGTGCGGGGTGGCGCGCAGCTGTGGCGGGCCAAGGACTCCGCGCTCGGCCGCGACGTCGCGCTGACCATCCTGGTCGGCGATCGAAGTGACACGCAGGTCAACGCGCGGGCCAGACGGGCGTTGGAACGCGCGATGCACGCGGCGAGCTTCCACTGCGTCGGCGCGGCCCGCGTGCTCGACGTGATCAGTGCCAAACACGGACTCGCCGAGTCGGATCGCGTCCTCGGCATCGTGGTGGCCGAGTGGACGCACGGCACGGACCTCGCCGAGCTGGTCAAGGACAACCCCGTGCCGCCCGCCACCGCGGCCCGGCTGCTTCAGTCGCTGGCCGTGGCCGTGGAGACCGCGCATCACGTCGGCCTCGTGCTCGGCATCGACCACCCGCAGCGCATCCGGGTGAGCGCCGACGGCGAGCTGCGGTTCGCCTTCCCCGGCGTCCGGCCGGAGGCGAGCGCCACCGACGACGTCCGAGGTCTCGGCGCGGTGCTGTTCTACCTGCTCACCGGCCGGTGGCCGCTGGCAGAAGCGCCGGAAGGCGTCCCGACGGTGCAGATGCAGAAGGACGGCGTGCCCGTCACACCGCGGTCGCTGCGCCCGATCGTGCCGCTGGAGCTGTCGAACGCGGCGGTGAAGGCGCTGGCCGGCCCGGACAGCACGATCAACACCGGCGGCATCCGCACCGCAGCCGCGATGATCCCGGTCCTCGAGCGCGCTGCGGCGACCGAGGACTCCGGCACGAACGTGATGCACCAGTCGCCGATCGGCAACCCCGCTCCCGAGAACGACGTCTGGCGGGAGCGCGATCCCGAGCCGGACCAGGCCCGCAAGCGCAAGCTGAGCGTGGGCATGGCGATTCTGGGCGTCGCCACGCTGCTGATCGTCGGCTGGCTCGGCTTCCAGGTCGCGCAGATGTTCGCCCCCGGCGGCAGCAGCAGCGCGCAGAACTCGATCCTCCCCAGTGGCGTCACCGAGGACGGCGAGGGCGGGGACGACGAGGAGGAGCCGGACAGCGGTCCGCCGGTCGCGGCGGGGCCGATCACCCCGGCCGGTGCGGCGGAGTGGCAGCCGCCCGGTGCGACCCTGGACCATCCGAATCGAGCGGGCGATGCGATCGACGGCGACGCATCGACGGCGTGGACCACTTCGGCATACTTCGAATCCTTCGACAGCGACCGCGCCTATAAGCCGGGCGTTGGTCTGATGGTCTCCTTCTCTGAGGCCACTCGACTAGCTCAGGCGACCGTGAATTCCCCGAGTGCCGGCGGGGTCATCGAGATCCGCAGCTCACCGACCGCCACACCGGGCAGCGTCGACGAGACGACGCTGCTCGGCACGCTGAGCCTTTCCGGCGGCGACACCAGCCTCGACTTCGACGAGGTCGTCGAAGGTCAGCACATCTTGCTCTGGGTCACCGGGATCGTGCCGGTCGACGGCGGCTATCAGACGCGAATCAACGAGGTGACCTTCCAGACAGCCGAGTGAGTCGGTAGGCCTTCGGCGAACCGAGGGAAGAGGACAAGGATCGCCGCTGCGACGGAAATCGACCGACCGTGCGCACAAGGGGCCGTGAGGTGACTGCCGCTATCCTCGGCGTGTGACAGCCCCAGCAAGTTCGGACGCCGACCTCATAGCGGCCCACGCAAGCGGGGATCCACACGCATTCACTGAGCTGGTCCGGCGGCACCGTGACCGCCTGTGGGCGGTGGCGCTGCGCACCATGCGAGACCCGGAGGACGCCGCCGACGCCCTTCAGGACGCCCTGATCTCCGCCTTCCGGGCAGCATCCTCGTTCCGCGCCGAGTCCAAGGTGACCACGTGGTTACACCGCATCGTGGTGAATGCGTGTCTGGACCGCATCAGACGTAAACAGAGCAGACCGGTCGTCCCGCTGCCGGAGGCGGGCCCCAACGAGCCCGCCATCACACGGGACGCCATAGCCGAGCAGGAGACCAGGCTCGCGGTGAACGATGCCCTCGCCGAATTGCCCGTGGAGCAGCGCTCCGCGATCGTGCTGGTGGACGTGGAGGGTTACTCCGTGGCGGAGACCGCCCAGATCCTCGGGATCGCCGAGGGCACGGTGAAGAGCCGCTGTGCCCGGGGTCGCACCCGCCTGGCGAAACTTCTCGGGCATCTCAGGAACCCCGATGCAGTTGCGAACGTCCCATCTGATGACATCGCTCGCCAGCAGCGACGCACTCGGGAGGGACGATGACCGGCAGTGAGTGGGAAGGGCGTGGGCTCGACCCCACCAGCGGGTCACGGCCCGATCCGGACGACGGAGCCGCGTGGTCACTCGACCTCTTGGCGGATCTGCACGCCGGAGCACTCGACGACGAGACCGCGGCACGGCTGAGACCGCGCGCCGAGTCCGATTCCGATGCGACGGCCCTGTTCGCGGCGTTGGACGCCACCCAGGCGGAGCTGCGTGACCTGCCGCCCGTGCCGCCGATGCCCGCGGCCTTCGCAGACCGGCTGGACGCGGCCCTGGCCCGCGAGGCCGCCGCCATGTTCGGCCCGACTCGGGCCGTTCCGGCGACGGTGACGGAACTACCGTCCGCTCCGCCGGAACGAGGCGCTGCGCAGACGGAGGCGCCGCAGGGCCAGCCTGCGCCGATCGTCGACCTCGATGCGGTCCGGCGACGCCGACGACGCAACGCGGGCTGGGGTGCGGGCCTGCTGGTGGCGGCGGCAGCGGTGGTGAGCGTGGTCGCGATCAATCTGCCGTCGAACACCTCGCCCGGCACGCCGATGGCGGATGAGACCCAGGGCGAGGCACCGCCGGGGTCCGCGCAGCCGCCGCTGGCACTGGGCGGGCAGGACGACCTGAACGCGCTCGGCACGGGCGACATCGCGGGACTGCTCGAGGTCGAGGAGTACGGCTCGCTCGGTGACGAGGACGCGCTGCTGTCGTGCCTGGCGGCGGGCGGCATTCCCGACGCCAACGTCCTCGGCTCGCGTGAGGCGGAGCTGGGCGGGCAGGCGGGCTTGATGGTCATCCTCGGCGAAGGCTTCAACCAGTTCCGCGTCGTGGTGGTCTCGGAAGACTGCGCGCAGGGCGACTCCGAGTTCCTCGGGGACACCACGATCGGAGGCTGACCCGGCTCGGTTCCGCAAGCGGGCTCCAGGCGGCGGACAGAGCGGCGCAGGCGACCGTCCGCGTGCTCCCGGGCACACGGGGCAGCGGCGCGACGTACCGATGAGCGGAACGACAGCCACGGCACCGGCACGAGGGGACATCGATGCGCAGGCGTCGGGTCCTTCTCGGCACGCCTGCGCCGTGGCTGCCTGCGCCGTGCGCCTGGGCTGCGTCAGGTGAGACGCAGCCGACGAACCGGCCTGACACGTCCGTGTCGGGGAACAGCCGCGCCTAGGATCGTGTTGCACCGGATGCCGGGCTCACTCGACTTTCGGGGAGCCGGGGGCGGGCGAGGACAGGCTCGCCAGTGAGAACGGTGTACACGCGAGTCGGCGGAGGCGGCGAAGTTGTCCGACGTGAGAAATCTGATCATCATCGGCTCGGGACCGGCGGGGTACACGGCTGCGGTGTACGCGGCACGGGCTCAACTCGAACCCCTGATCTTCGAGGGCACGCAGTTCGGCGGTGCCCTGATGACGACCACCGAGGTCGAGAACTACCCAGGCTTCCGCAACGGCATCATGGGCCCTGAGCTGATGGAGCAGATGCGCGCCCAGGCCGAGCGCTTCGGTGCGGAGCTGCGGCCGGAGGACGTCGAGTCCGTGTCGCTGGACGGCCCGGTGAAGACGGTGGTGGTCGACGGCACCGAGTACCGGGCCAAGGCGGTCATCCTCGCGATGGGCGCCGCCGCGCGTTATGTGAACGTGCCGGGTGAGGAACGTCTCCTCGGCCGTGGCGTGTCCTCCTGCGCGACCTGCGACGGCTTCTTCTTCCGCGATCAGGACATCGCGGTGGTGGGCGGCGGCGACTCCGCCATGGAGGAGGCGACCTTCCTCACCCGCTTCGCGAAGTCGGTGACGATCGTGCACCGCCGCGAGGAGTTCCGTGCCTCCCGCATCATGCTGGAACGCGCCAGGGCCAACGAGAAGATCCGCTGGCGGACCAACGCCTCGGTCACCGAGGTGCTCGGCGAGACCTCGGTGAGCGGGCTCCGCCTCGTCGACACGGTGACCGGCGAAGAGTCCACCCTCGACGTGACGGCCATGTTCGTGGCGATCGGACACGACCCGCGCAGTGAGCTGGTCAAGGGACAGGTCGAAATGGACGAGGCGGGCTACGTGCGGGTCATGGAGCGCAGCACGAGCACCAACCTGACCGGGGTGTTCGCCGCAGGCGACCTCGTCGACCACACCTACCGGCAGGCCATCACCGCAGCGGGGTCCGGCTGTTCCTCGGCCATCGACGCCGAGCGCTGGCTCGCCCACCACGAGACGACGCCGGAGTCCGTCGGCGGCGGCTACGGACTCGGCGACCCGGTCCCCACGGTCTGATCGACCGCACCCGGCGGACCACGCGACACGACGTGATCGACAACGGCACCGGCAGGGCTGCTTCGCCCGGCCGCGACCAGCACACACGCTAGGAGAGACCATGACAGGCACAACCGTCACCATCACCGACAAGACCTTCAAGTCGGAGGTGCTCGACAGCAGCAAGCCGGTGCTCGTCGACTTCTGGGCGACCTGGTGCGGACCGTGCAAGATGGTCGCCCCCGTGCTGGAGGAGATCGCTGCGGAGCACGCCGAGAAGCTGACCATCGCCAAGCTCGACGTCGACGCGAACCCGTCGACCCAGCGCGACTATCAGGTCATGTCGATCCCGACGCTGATCCTGTTCAAGGACGGCAAGCCGGTGACGCAGATCGTCGGGGCGAAGCCGAAGGCGGCGCTGATGAGCGAGATCTCCAAGCACCTCGACTGACAGGTCGGACTCGCCCGGCCCTGTCGATCTCCGCACCGCGTGGCCCGTGGCCGCGCGGTGCGGTGAAGGAATCGGCGGGGCGGGGCCATCCCGGCCCACGCCTGGCTCGTCCTGGCACGGCACCCCGGTACCAAGCCGACGCCACCCGACTTCATCCTTTCGAGTGCTGAAGCGCCCAAATAGGTGGAGAACCAAGCACTACCAGTGAGGATGCCTCGGCGCGCAGCCCGAAGTGTCGCCATGTCACCAGCAGGGCACAATAGGTTGTCTGCTTCCCCTCGCGTCGTCCATCGGCGCTCTAGTCAAGCGAGGAGTACATGCAACTGCTCCACCGCGGTGACTTCGGTCCGGCTGTTGCCGAGATCAAGGCCATTCTCACATCGCAAGGCCTGCTTCCGCCGTCGAACGGCCACATCGGCGACGACCACGAGCAGGTCTTCGACGGGCTCGTCGAGCACGCAGTTCGAGCCTTCCAGCAACAGCGTGGCCTGATCACCGACGGGGTGGTGGGCACTGCCACCTATCGGGCGCTGCGTGACGCCCGGTGGAATCTTGGCGACCGCCCGCTGGCCTACCAGATCAGTCAGTCGATCACCGGTGACGACGTCTTCGCCCTCCAGGAACGCCTGCTGGAGCTCGGCTACGACGCGGGCAGGCCCAACAAGGTCTTCGGCTCGCAGACCGAGCATGCGTTGAAGAGCTTCCAGCGCGACTACGGGATCACCGCCGACGGCGTGTTCGGCCCGGAGACGCTGCGGTCGCTCCGACAGCTCATGCCCAAGGTCCGAGGCGGCAGGCCGGTGCTGCTGCGCGAGCAGGAGCGGGTCCGCACCGCAGGGCCCCGGCTGCGCGGCAAACGCATCGTGCTCGATCCGGGGCACGGCGGCTCTGATCGCGGCGCGGTCGTGGAGGACGCCGCCGAGGCGGAGCTGGCCTGGGACCTCGCCCGCAGGCTCGAAGGCCGGATGGTCGCCACCGGCATGGAGGCCCTGCTGGTACGAGGCCCGGACACCTGTCCGCCGGAGGCAGAACGGGCCGCGTTCGCCAACGACGCAGGCGCCGACCTCTTCCTCTCGCTGCACACCGACACGAACCCCTCGCCTGCCGCGCAGGGCATCGCGTCGTACCACTTCGGCACGGGCAACGGCACGACCTCGACCGTCGGAGAGGCACTCGCCGGCTACATCCAGCGCGAGGTCGTCGCCAAGACCGGCATGGTCGACTGCGGCGCACATCCCAAGACGTGGGAGGTCCTGCGTCTGACCCGGATGCCCGCCGTGCACATCGAGGTCGGCTACCTCACCAACGCCACCGACCGGCGACGGCTGATGGACCCCACGTTCCGCGACATCCTCGCCGAGCGAATCCTGGTCGCGGTGAAGCGGCTCTACCTGCTCGGCGAGAACGACCAGCCGACCGGGACGTTCACCTTCGACGACCTGCTGCGTCACGAACTGGCCAAGATCGACTGATCAGGCTCGGGTCCCCCTCGACCGCTCGTTCTCGAGCCTCGGTCGAGGGGGAACGGCCGATCTGACCCGGCGGCTCCTGCCCGGGGCGCGACCGCAGACGAGCCCGGGCGCATCGGTCCGGCTCCGTCGCGCAGGCGACCGACCGGCCGTCGATCAGCGAGCGGGGACCCCGACCGACGTGGACGACGCCGAGTCCGTGGACACCGTCATCGGCTCGAGCAGGCGTTCGAGGGCCGCCTCCACGTCTTCCTTCCAGGTGAACGCCGACCGGAGCTCGAGGCGGAGTCGGGGCCACCGCGGATGCGGGCGCACCGTCTTGAAGCCCACCTGACGCAGGAACTCCGCCGGGATCACGCAGTGGCCGTCGGATTCGCCGTCCGAGTAGCCGAAGGCCTCCACGGCCTTCACACCGCGTCGAGTGAGGTCCTTGGCCACTGCCTGCACGAGCAGGCGTCCCAGGCCCGTGTCGGCGAACTCCGGCATCACTTTGAGGGTCGTGAGGAGCACGGCGTCCGCGCTGACCGGGGAGGTCGGGAAGGTGCCGGACCGAGGCACCGCCGAGGGCGGGGCGTAGAGGGCGTATCCGGCGGGTACGCCGCCGACCCGGACCAGTCGTCCGCAGGAGCCCCACTCCAGCAGCACGCTGGAGATCCAGGCCTCCTTCTCGAACTCGGTCTGGCCGAACTCCTCGGCCTGCTCCCTGATGTGCGGCGCCAACTCCCAGAACACACAGCGCCGACACTGTTTCGGCAGCTCATGCAGGTTGTCCAGCGTGATGCCGACCACGCTTCTCGACACCTGACCTCCTCAGCACGAGCCTCGGGCGCAGCCACGGGAGGCCGCCTGTACCAGTACAGGGTAACGGTGCACGTTCGCTGCCGAAGTTACACTGAGGGGTCAGACGCGCCTCTCGTTCGGCCGAATGCCCGTTCGGTGATCCATCCGGTCACCGAAGTCGGATCACCTTCGGTCGAACCCACCGGGACGTGACGAGACACAGTTCGGAGTGCCGAATGACCAGCCAGGAGTCGCAGCCGGCGCCGCGCAGTCGCGCGCGCAGTCTTGACGCGCATCTGAGCCGCTACGCGGCACGGACGGCAGGGATGACGGCGTCGGAGATCCGGGCACTGTTCTCCGTGGCCAGCAGGCCGGAGGTGGTCTCGCTGGCAGGCGGCATGCCGAACCTGTCGGCGCTGCCGATGGAGTCGCTCGCGGGCGAGGTCGCCCGGCTGGTCGCCGATGAAGGCCAGGTCGCCTTCCAGTACGGCTCCGCCCAGGGCGTCCCCGAACTGCGCGAGCAGATCACCGAGGTGATGGCGCTGGAAGGCATCAACGCCCACCCGGACGACGTCGTGGTCACCGTCGGCTCGCAGATGGCCCTGGACACCGTCACCCGGATCTTCTGCGACCCCGGCGACGTGGTGCTGGCCGAGGCACCCTCCTACGTCGGCGCGCTCGGCAGCTTCACCGCGTATCAGGCCGAGGTCGTGCATGTCGCGATGGACGAGTCGGGGCTGATCCCGGCGGCGCTGCGCGCGGCGCTCGACGCCGTCCAGGCCTCGGGGAGACGGGTCAAATTCCTCTACACGATCCCCAACTTCCACAACCCGGCAGGCGTGACGATGGCCGTGTCCCGCCGTGCCGAGGTACTGGACATCTGCGCCCGTCACGGCGTGCTGGTCATCGAGGACAACCCGTACGGACTGCTGGGCTTCGACAACCAGATCTATCCCGCGCTGCGGTCGATGGACGAGGAGAACGTGGTCTACCTCGGGTCCTTCTCCAAGACCTTCGCCTCCGGTCTCCGGGTCGGCTGGGCGCTGGCACCGCACGCGGTGCGCGAGAAGCTCGTGCTGGCCTCAGAGTCGGCGACCCTCTGCCCACCCACGTTCAACCAGCTCCTCGTCTCCCGTTATCTCTCGACCCACGACTGGAAAGGCCAGGTCAAAACGTATCGAGAGGTCTACAGGGAGCGCAGGGACGCGATGCTCTCCGCGTTGGAGCAGCACCTGCCGCCCGGCTGCACCTGGACCCGACCCGACGGCGGGTTCTACGTCTGGCTGACGGTCCCCGAAGGCGTCGACACCAAGGCGATGCTTCCGCGAGCGATCACCCAGCGGGTGGCCTATGTCTCCGGGACCGCGTTCCATGCGGACGGCTTCGGCAGCAGGCAGATTCGACTGTCCTTCTGCTACCCGACGCCGGAGCGAATCCAGGAGGGTGTGCGCAGGCTCGGGGGAGTGCTCCAGGACGAACTGGAGTTGCTGGCGACCTTCGGCAGTGTTCCCCAGCGTCCCCGCATCGGCGCCGACTCGCCCGGCCCGGACACCGCCTGACGCACCCCGCCTGCGACGTCCGGATGGCGGCGGCACGACGATGGCGGCCGGGATGTCCGCGACGCGTGGATCTCCCGGCTGCACCGTCTGACGACGCTAAGGACGGTGTAACCGGACCGCCACCCCGGAGCAGGGGTTCTCATCGACTGCGGGCAGACGCGCCGCGCCAGGGTGGTTGTCGACGCGGGAGAGGTCTCCTGCCATGGTGTGACTCGGCGACCGGACCATGATCCCTTGGCCGGGGCTGTGCAGTGCGCGTCCCGCACTGCGGCGAGGAGTCGTCTTCTCCTTCTCGCCGCTCGCAGACGACGCCGGTCCTCGCCGTGGGCAGGCGGTACCGCCGGTCTCGGCTCGCCTTCCTGCCCGGCCCCGCGACGTCCGAGGGCTCGAACAACAGTCAAGGGAGTAGCAAGTGTCAGATCGTTGGGTGGCGGTGCTGTCGGGAGGGCTCTCCCACGAACGGGACGTCTCGTTGCGTTCCGGTCGCAGGCTGTCCGCCGCGCTGCGCTCGGCGGGCGTGACGGTGGAGGAGTGGGACGCCGATGCCGAGCTGCTGTCGCGACTGGGTGCGGACCGACCGGACGCCGTGGTGGTCGCGCTGCACGGCGGTGAAGGAGAGAACGGCGCGGTCCAGGCCGTCCTGGAGATGCGGGGCATTCCCTTCGTCGGCACCGACTCACGCTCCTGCCGCCGTGCTTGGGACAAGCCGTCCGCCAAGGCGGAGATCGCCGCCGCCGGACTGACCACACCGGACTGGATCGTGCTGCCGCACAGCACCTTCCGTTCGCTGGGCGCGCAGGCCGTGCTGGACGCCATGGTCGAACGGCTCGGTCTGCCGCTGATGCTCAAGCCGGATCAGGGCGGGTCAGCGTTGGGTGCGCGGGTGGTGCGCACCGCAGAGGAACTGCCCGCCGCGATGGTGGGGGTGCTGGCCTATGGCGATGCGGTTCTGGTCGAGCGCTTCGTCGAGGGCACCGAGGTGGCGGTGGGCGTGATCGACACCGCCGACGGTCCGATCGCGTTGCCCGCCGTGGAGATCGATCCGGCAGGCGGGGTCTACGACTACACGGCGCGGTACACCGCCGGGCTCACGACCTTTCACACGCCTGCCCGGTTGCCCGAGGCGCAGGCGGCGGAGGTGGGGGAGTTGGCAGTCGCCGCACATCGGCTACTCGGCCTTCGCGACGTCTCGCGGACCGACGCCGTGGTGGGCACCGACGGCCGAGTGCACTTCCTGGAGGTGAACGTGTCGCCGGGGCTCACCGAGACGTCGCTGCTGCCGATGGCGATCGAGGCGGCGGACCGCTCGTTCGGGAAGGTGTTCGCCGAATTGATCGAGCGGGCGATCGCTCGCGCCTGATGATCTCGGCTCGCCGGCGGTTCGGGTGGCTGATCGAGTCGCCGGCAAGCCGAAAAGGAAACGTCACCGTGACGAAAGGGGTCGGTGTGGCGGGATGCGACTTTTCTATGTCTGAATAGTCCGATTTTCCGCCATCATCGTCACGATGCGTTCCAGATCATCGACCGACCCGAACTCCACGACGATTCGTCCCTTCCGACGTCCGAGTTCGACCTTGACTCGGGTGTCGAAGGCGTTGGACAACCGATCGGCCACGTCCTGGAGCCCCGGTGCCTGCATCTGCTTCCGGGGAGCGGCCTTGGGCTTGGCAGGCTCCTCCAGCCGCGTCAACCGGACCGCCTCCTCGGTCGAGCGCACGGACATGCCCTCCCGAACGATCCGGGCCGCCAGGTCCTCCTGCGACTCCGCGTCGTCCAGACTCAGCAACGCCCTGGCGTGACCTGCCGACAGGATGTTCGCCGCCACCCGGCGCTGCACGGGCAGCGGCAGGTTCAGCAGTCGGATCGTGTTCGTGATGACCGGACGACTTCGGCCGATCCGTGCTGCCAGCTCCTCATGTGTCACGTGAAACTCCTCGAGGAGCTGCT
The Actinoalloteichus fjordicus DNA segment above includes these coding regions:
- a CDS encoding aminotransferase-like domain-containing protein encodes the protein MTSQESQPAPRSRARSLDAHLSRYAARTAGMTASEIRALFSVASRPEVVSLAGGMPNLSALPMESLAGEVARLVADEGQVAFQYGSAQGVPELREQITEVMALEGINAHPDDVVVTVGSQMALDTVTRIFCDPGDVVLAEAPSYVGALGSFTAYQAEVVHVAMDESGLIPAALRAALDAVQASGRRVKFLYTIPNFHNPAGVTMAVSRRAEVLDICARHGVLVIEDNPYGLLGFDNQIYPALRSMDEENVVYLGSFSKTFASGLRVGWALAPHAVREKLVLASESATLCPPTFNQLLVSRYLSTHDWKGQVKTYREVYRERRDAMLSALEQHLPPGCTWTRPDGGFYVWLTVPEGVDTKAMLPRAITQRVAYVSGTAFHADGFGSRQIRLSFCYPTPERIQEGVRRLGGVLQDELELLATFGSVPQRPRIGADSPGPDTA
- a CDS encoding D-alanine--D-alanine ligase family protein, producing the protein MSDRWVAVLSGGLSHERDVSLRSGRRLSAALRSAGVTVEEWDADAELLSRLGADRPDAVVVALHGGEGENGAVQAVLEMRGIPFVGTDSRSCRRAWDKPSAKAEIAAAGLTTPDWIVLPHSTFRSLGAQAVLDAMVERLGLPLMLKPDQGGSALGARVVRTAEELPAAMVGVLAYGDAVLVERFVEGTEVAVGVIDTADGPIALPAVEIDPAGGVYDYTARYTAGLTTFHTPARLPEAQAAEVGELAVAAHRLLGLRDVSRTDAVVGTDGRVHFLEVNVSPGLTETSLLPMAIEAADRSFGKVFAELIERAIARA